One region of Armigeres subalbatus isolate Guangzhou_Male chromosome 3, GZ_Asu_2, whole genome shotgun sequence genomic DNA includes:
- the LOC134226853 gene encoding uncharacterized protein LOC134226853, which produces MDSFQNTSEDPAIRKKFSESIMDILRPLSEAEMPRPGNQDDAASEYSTLSEPFSDLDESYILLDQRKKKSDGDDRDEMLLNQFTPEFRRAYDEMMLARLEGREEEEPEFLVDEGERESEPEHALLLEDPGELSPQFKEMIDDLLKKSELNYHLEEKKKRDAQKKKDRRVRRTTSTESFGIPDTDSLSGIWRMLDAVSVDNGFPMSHNYYNLYDDRRFEWLTRDEVPWDEIEASRKKCEQWLLKFSPSPTKSDTK; this is translated from the exons atggatagCTTTCAAAATACTAGTGAAGATCCAGCGATTAGaaagaaattttcagaaagCATTATGGACATACTGCGACCACTCTCGGAAGCGGAGATGCCTCGACCAGGGAACCAAGATGATGCAGCATCAGAATATAGCACTCTATCGGAACCATTTTCCGATTTGGATGAATCGTACATATTGCTAGATCAGAGGAAAAAG AAATCAGACGGTGATGATAGAGACGAAATGTTGCTAAATCAATTCACTCCAGAATTTAGGCGGGCATACGACGAAATGATGCTTGCTCGGCTGGAAGGGAGGGAGGAAGAGGAACCGGAGTTTCTGGTGGATGAAGGAGAAAGAGAATCGGAACCGGAACATGCATTATTGTTGGAAGACCCTGGAGAATTGAGTCCGCAGTTCAAAGAAATGATAGACGACTTATTGAAAAAGTCTGAACTTAACTATCACTTGgaggagaagaagaaaaga GATGCTCAAAAGAAAAAAGACCGCAGGGTGCGACGAACCACTTCCACAGAATCATTCGGCATCCCAGACACCGATAGTTTGTCCGGCATATGGCGCATGCTGGATGCCGTTTCCGTGGACAACGGCTTCCCTATGTCGCACAACTATTACAACTTGTACGATGATAGACGCTTCGAGTGGCTCACTCGTGACGAAGTGCCGTGGGACGAAATCGAAGCCTCGAGGAAAAAATGCGAACAGTGGCTGTTGAAGTTCAGTCCAAGCCCAACCAAGTCGGATACCAAATGA